A window of Ananas comosus cultivar F153 linkage group 11, ASM154086v1, whole genome shotgun sequence genomic DNA:
tgttttatttatttaacttttaTGACGAAGCTTACTGCGCAGACACGCTAGTGAAGCAATTAATTGAGTGGGGGAGCCACACATGATTAGCTAGCTTGTTAATCTAATTCAACATATTGGCTATGTTTTGCAACACAAATTATATGATCTAGTAAATTGTAACCCCTTACTAATAATCCTTTTCATAATACGGTCCAATTAATGGACATCAAGATCATTGCTCGAGATGAAGGGCATCAGATGCTTCCTCCTCGTAGTCTCAAAGGATCAGTGTCTTCTAAGAAGATCTTCAAAGAACCAATATTAAATCATTAGTTCTCTTCTCGGCGCATTTTTCACTATAAACTATTCAGATGGCGGGTCTTTTGTGATGCAATtcaattttatgcaatttgattTAATTACCAGTACTTAAAATTCTCCTACAACCACAAAAGTTCTTGGATCACGGATTGGAAAAATAAGATTGGGTCGAATTTGAGCCGATTCATATCAAACTGGACCAAATCTATAATTGATCAACATGATCGACATCTACCTACATATAATACGATGTTAACTGCTGAATAACGACTTAACCCGAAAGCTTAAATCATTATTTCAAATGAATTTGTTACCTAATTTGTTGCTTAACTTCTAAAGCTACATTTATGTTCGAATCCTCTTGCTATATTTCACATGAAGATTTTTGTTTCTCAACATGTTTCTTTCTGATGGCTTTATATGGCTCTAATTAAAAGTTGAGAGAAACACATCTTTTACTTTTAAGCCTTGAATGATGTATTATATTAAAAGTTAAATCTTCGTTGGGATTCTACGTTGGCTTTAAAGCATTAATATATGCATCGCACCTTATCTCCTTTCTATAAGTTAATAAGATCTACATCATCTTAATAAGAAATAGCGCAGGTCAATTATAGCTAAATGAAGCACATTTGTTGGCATAGAAATCTTAAAATACTCTTGACAGCGACACGCAtgcaaataaataaagttttttgAAAGTACGCAAGTAAATACTaactttgacaaaaaaaaaaaaaatctatatgtTTACATAACTTTGAATATTAAACATTGCAATTGTTTCGTGGCCCAGAGGTTAGTTTAATCTTTGGTCATAAGTCCTTGTCATATGATAATATGCGGTAAAAGGAAAACATGAAAGCAATGTTTGCAGCTACAAATGACCGCGTCCGTCGCTTTTaaagcacctttttttttttgagtgttCACGAAAAGCACTTTGTCGTGCCCCAGTCACCTACTTAAGGGCACAATTATACAAGCAGAGCTCGTGGAACTCACggctctccttttttttttctttttttttccaccttTTTATTTTGGCTTTTTCCTGTGTTCTGCTGTGTTGGATCTGGTGCATGCTTGAGCAAGAATTAAGCCGTACTATTTGGCCAAACTGGATTGAAAGAATCTAATGTTTAAACAAAAATGGTGTTCCGAATGGTACATTTAGGCGTAGTTTGAGATTGCGTTGCCAAAAGcatcaacttttaaaattttttttaaaaaaattataatcggTGGCAGAAACTGCCAACAAAAAGGCAAGTGACCACCATTTTGTATCTTCGGAGAAAATTTTCGAAGCGCTTTCAAAATTATCAGACcaagtttagatttttttttttttttttttttcactcctaACTAATTACTTGCACTAATTACAGGGCCAAACcacaaacaaacaaatagaTTTGGAGAGTTGGGCCTTTTGTAAATCATTGTTCAGCCCAAACTTAGCTTATATGGGCCGGATTTTTTAGGCTAGCCATTAATGAATTTCACAAATGTGGGCCAAAACACGGCCCATTTAACACAAACCTTTCGTGTGACGCGCGAACCTCCACGACGCTCTCGAAGGCGCCAAtggatgaagaagaagatgatgacgtgtcctcctccctccctctctctctccctcctctctcttcgATCGGGATCTCGTTACCTCCCCTCCACTCCCCACTCTAATCCATGGCCACCACCTCGACTCCGCCGCTTCTCCTTAACCTAAAGAGGACGCGCCCCGTtcgcctcctctcctcctcctccgcctccgccgccgccccctcgAGCTCCGGCGGTGGCGCTCGATCGCCGCGGCGCCGCCTCTTCCTTGGCCTCGGCGTATCCTTTCTCGAGCAGGTCGTGCGCATGGCCTCAGGAAGCGGCGGTGGGGTGCGGTCGTTCGTCGCCTCCGCGCGGCCGCGCCAAGGGGTGTCTCCGGTCGAACAGGTTGCGTGCGATATCCCTTCTTTACGCTTTTGATTAGTCGATGTGATCGTATTAGGGTTTCTTATTAGGGTTTCGTGTTGGTTTAGGTACTGAAGAATGTGAAGTGGCCGGAGAAGTTTCCGTTCAAGGAGGAGGATTTTAGCCGCTTCGATGAGTACTAACTCCCTTTGCCTCACTGGTTTGGATACTGCTTTGATTTCTTCTTCCTTTGTCTATCGTACATGATAATTATAAGCAATATTTCGATGAGTGGGAGTGCAGTTACTTCAAAGAGCACTCACGTTTGTGTCTCTGGTTTGAATTCTATTCGGATTTCATGGAAAATTTAGGGTATTAACACTTTGCTGCTGCAAAACGCTATGTGGAGGAGTAATAGatggaattcaaattttcagtagcaaaatatttttaggcttttttgttatatataatttttagttggTCACTTTATTTGTATCTTTTGTTTTCACcatcttaaaatattataaatttacaaGTATTTGCTGTTAATTCCAGAATGACAATgaatttttcttcattttcgcAGATCACCAGATTCCTTATTCTACTCAGAACCTCGTTTTGTCACACATATCGATGATCCCGCAATTAGAGCTCTTACCAATTTCTATTCACAAGTTCTTCCTCCGAGCAATTCTCCAGGAGTGTGTCTGCTTGATGTGTGCAGCAGTTGGGTCTGTCTTTTCTCGCTTCTGTGCTGTAAATCGATCTTTTTCATGAATATTATCACTTTTATGTGTGATTCATAGTCATTTATCGCATGTACTTCGTATAGGTGAGCCATTATCCGGCAGGATACAAGCAGGAGAGGATTGTAGGGATGGGCATGAACGAAGACGAACTCAAACGAAACCTGGTACAATTAATCACCTTGCTAACTATGCATTGTTTGTTTTACAGAGCTAGATATGTGACTATCTAGGATTGTAAATTAGGTAGTGATTTTTTTATCGCAAAAAAGGGTAGTGAATTTTAAGCTTGTTTAACAAGTTTAATTGTTGTCGGTATTCAGGTAACATTACTTACTGGTACTGACTTATAAGAAGTTGAGAATTGTGTCACAAAGTGTCACATTAAGGCAATATTTTTCCTACTCAAAGCTGAGTTATCGTAAACGGTTGTGTTAGTTTGAGAAGTGAATCTGTATGCTGGGTTATTTGGTTGAATATGCTCCAGATTGCTAGATCAAACAATATATTGGTTTGGCATGATTCAAACTATGTATAAATCATCTCTTGCTAGAATTTCCTTTTATTGTGTCAAGTTATATTACTTGACCAACTTGACTTCATCTATACATCCAATATGAACAAACTAATGCATTTCCAGGTTTTGACGGAGTATATCGTGCAAGACTTGAATGTGAATCCAAAACTTCCATTCGATGATAATACTTTTGATGTCATAACTAATGTGGTATGTTCTCTATCAGTTCACTTTCTATCATTGCTTCTAAATATTTCCATAATGGAGATGTAACTAGATCCTGAAATTTGTACTCCAGCCTTCCACTTCAAATGTTCTTTGCAACTCAGCCTACAGTGTCCATGAACCCAAGACAatatgtgaaaaataaaaataaataaataaataaagatctCTCTTATGAAAGATGCTGAAGATAGTTATATCTTTCGATATAATATGATTCTCCCATTCGCTAAGTAATATATAAAAGCTATGTCAAATTGTTTTTGTAGGTTAGTGTAGATTACTTAACCAAGCCAATTGAGGTTTTCAAGGAGATGCAGCGAGTACTCAAACCATCAGGCCTTGCCATTATGAGGTAAGATCTTTAATTACTTCTATCCCTTTTTTTATTGTCTTTAGTGCCAATCATTTTCTCTGAATGTTTGTGGCGGCTGAAGTCATGCTTCGTGTTCTGAAAGGTCCCCTAGTGTTAGCGGTGCAGATTCAAGTCTATTTAGTTGCTTACTAGTTTCATTTTCCCACCAGGAAACATAGGATAAGTATGAGACAAGCAACATTTAGGATGAAAtgttaaaaatgaaaaaaaattacacctGACATGAGGGGATAGAGAGCAACGGAGGTGTGCGCACACTTTTGGCGCTCTACTACCCATGTAAGATGTACTATCTCAAATAGGGTGTTCCCctgtttaatataaaaaaaaaaaaaattacacctgACATGAgaatttattttgcttttttttgtgaaaattgTTTTGGCAGGATCCATCTTTGTTTGAGACTCACCTATTAGTTTATCTTGTAACCTCCTTAAAGGCATAAAATAGGtaacttttttattctttggtaTAAAACAGTTTTTCAAACCGTTGTTTTTGGACAAAGGCGATATCCATCTGGACATCAACTGGCGATGCTGATCATGCTTGGATTGTTGGATCCTACTTCCATTATGCTGGAGGTTTTGAACCACCTGTGGTATGCAATAAtcggttttcttttcttttcttttacttcaGGAAACCAACTTAAGGAAGCTTTTTCTTTTATGTGAATGTGCTTGATCTGATCCTTGTGTCCAAAGGTTATGTTTGCATGTATTCAGTTTGTTGTTTTCTTAAAGGATACAGTTCCGTATGCTCTtggtgtttctttttctttgcttaTGTTTGCTCTTGTAGGTGAACttaaatgataaaattattaGCAAGAATAGTGTTTCACGTGCAAACAACAATGTGCTAATCACCAAAACACAGTAAGGATTAAAGTTAGATGGTTTTGTGATGTATAATGTAGTCCAGAAAGACTAAAACTGTCTCTCGTCTTATATAGTTTCACGTGATCCCACTGTCTGCAGATGAAAGATACGTGTGTTAAAAGAATAAACGATGTAGAGAAGTTAACCATAGTATGATTTATGAATGTAGATTAAAACACGTGAATTTGCTGTGGTGTGATGAGTTGAATTTAGAAGGAAAAGGATTCACATGAAGGAAGAGAACCATTAGACTGTATTTGAAATCATTAAGTATCACTACATTCTTTATTTGTGTTTGGAGCGAAAGATGGCTAGTATGAATTTTTTGGTGTTGCCACAATAATGGTGGAGTGTACATAGTTGAATTAGGGATGAGAGTCGTTGTAAGAACGGGCTCTGCTTGCCTGGAACACTGAATTGGAACTGAAAGTGATAGAAATATACATGCTGATTGAATTGTTTTCTTGTGTTTTCTACTTCGTTGGCTTGTTTCTTGAGTTTTCTACTTGTTTGTCTTTTATAGCTAACATAACATATAAGTGTATTCAGTAACGAATTTTCACGGAACtgattggttttgttttttgtttttttttcacagGCTGTTGACATATCTCCCAATCCTGGACGTTCGGACCCAATGTATGTCGTGTATTCTCGGAAGCAAACCACTGTATAACCACTCCGTAGGGTGTAGAAAGAGAACATTCTGAAGCAAGAAATATTCTTGGGTGAGCCTTCACACTTGATGAATAGAATTCGAGTTTAACATTTATCGTGGAcactctttttgaattttgatcaCATACGTAACCCTTGAAAGTTTAATGGGTATACATTTGTCGACAAATTTTGTATATGGACTATTGGCATTTGCTCACTCCATACATTCATCCAAACTATGGGTAAATGGCTTAAGATTAGCTAGTTGAGAATCTTGAGACGTCTAGGTGTATGGTCGAGCTAAACAAATGGGCTGCCATTGGATCCTTGAACCTTTTCAGTTATGCCAAGCTATTAACAGAGCCCTTTGTCTTCAGGAGCTTCTTTCTGGAGGGAAGTATGCCTTTTTCAAGGATGAGTTGAAGATAAAGGACCCATGTTCAAAGCTTGACACAAATCTGCTTGCCATCATGGGCTTAAATATCCTCGTTTCCGCCTCGTAATGGTTTAAGTGGTTAAGACAaactttttacaattttatggTAGAGACTAAATATGACAACATTTTGTCCGTTACAAAATTCTGCGGTTTGAACAAAGTCTCATTCTTATCATCTCCGATAGTTCACACATTTCAACACCGAATTACTTTAGGGGCAAATAGAAAGTTCACTGCATTGGTTCACATGAATGAATTatcacatacatacatacaaatTTCCGTTATTTGACTTCATTGTTGGCAATGGCTAATAtgccaaatttaataattttgaaggCTTGATCTTGCGAAGCATACCTTTCAAATGTGAAGCACACCTTTCAACAATGATTTTTCTCCAGAGGAAACTGTAATTACAATTTCGAAGGCCGCTTCAATCCACAAGAGAAGTCTGGATCCTCCACCAAGTCAATTGTGAGCTCAGGATTGGGCGAATGCAACTCAAGTATGACCTGtgaaacataaaatataattagcaCAATTCAAAGCCAAACGAATGACAAAGCATTTATTAACAATCTTTTATTCATAGCCAGTCTTCAGATATTTGTAAAGAGTATGCTCTTTTCTACGAGCTAAATATACCAATAGCTAAATAAGACGACAAATGACAAAAATCTCAATTCCCAGGTGGTGAAAAGACAAAAGTAATGAATGGGAATataatttcttttcaaaataaatagtGGCATTTTGCATACAATGACATTCCGGCCATGCTGAAGAATAGGTGCAGGGACATAAAGGGTGCACTGCGGTCCTGCTAACTGCAAATTCATCAAAACCTCTTGTGATCCGaatgtaaataagaaaaaatagtaaagttTCTCATCGaccaattagaaaaaaaaaaaaatcagcaacTGTAAGCAATTAGTCAGCAAGTTAACCGTAGAGTTCTACCGGCCAGAATCGTCCAATGTTGAAGTTGTTCACAAAAGCAATCCCTTTGTTCCAACCACGGAATGATATGAATGTATCCTTAATTTCATTTTCTGGATCAAGAGTGAAATGAGCTTCATAAAATGCTGGTTCTTCTGACATGCTCTCTGCAATAATGATAACTTAAGACCACATTTTAGTGCCTGCTTAGCCTAACAACTGCACTACTTTATTTCGAAAAGCTGTAATTAAACATTCGGCAAACAAAAATCTAGAACTTTTTTGAGATTTCAAGCCTCAAAAGCAGAAGCAATTTTTTGCTTCTGATTTTGTTGCTGCAGGAAGCTGTGGGATATATCTAATGAAGAAACTGTTAGTGTTGTTTCAAAGAGCCTCCACTCACACAGCACTTATCGCATAAGCTCCAGTTAAGCCAAACAGGCCTTTAATATCATTTGAGGACTGTTTTTCAGTTTAGTGAAATAAGGTGATTAACTTCAAGAAGGGTTACCTGAAGAAAATGCTTTCTTGAGGTGATTATTTAAACTGGCTGAAATTGAAAGTTTATTAGCTATAGCTCCTGGAAGTAGCTTAATTACACTGAGCCTTGAAAGGTTGCCCAATCCATCAAATGTAATTGGATAGTGCTTCCACCTTTGGAGGATGGAGCCATCTACTGTAACGGCAGACAGTATTCCCTGAATTTCAAGCATGTGCATCAATAACAAAACCCATACAATAGTTAATCATCAAATTAAACGCAAGATATTTGGTCTTACAAAATTAGCATCTACTTCTGGTATACCATTTGCAGTATCTGTACCATGCTAATTATTAGCTTCACTAGCTTAAAAGTGTGTAGATAACGACCAACAgtaagaataattaatatggTAGAGTATCTGCACAGTGTAGCACTCTTACTACAGTCAGAGTAAGGAGGATAATGAAATGGAAACTGGAAACTCATTTTCATATGCTATCATTCACATGTCCTGGTTAAATAAGGAGTACCTTCCTGTCATAGATATATGGTCCATAATTAATACGACCCATGTTTTCCACCTGCCAAAAAGAAAGAGCACACATGAGCATAGGTAGGAGAGAATACCGACAGAAATAAAGGAGTTGATGATAACAGTAGCTAAGAGCGTTGATAATAAGAAGCCAAGCCACTGGTTCTGCAATAGTATGGTGTTTGGGATGTTGGTGGTTCATGCCCATTAACCCAAAaaggattgaaaaaaaaaaaagaaagaaagaaagaaaagaggaggaaaaaaaaaaaaaaactctacagAGATAGTGGAGTGACACATAATCAAGTTTACTTCTCTTCTGCCAAAACCAGCAAAGCAATACATTAATTACACAACCAAAGATTTGACTTCAATAGAAGTAAGAAATTTTTACCATAATAAACAAGCTGGTATTACATGAACACTTTAAGTTAGGGATTGCTAGTTTTTTATTCGACCATCTCTCAATGACGCCAACATATGTTGGATTCTTTATACCATCAAGCGAGCAAGCAACAAACACTTGAGCTCTGTCATGTACCTGCGGTTGACTTCATAGTTAAGCCACAACCGAACTATAgaatagaaataaaagaaatatgaaCAATTAATAATACAAACCTTTGGGATCGAAAGAACGCTATTGGCTTTCTTTCCTGAGTACTCTGAGACGTATAATAAAAAGCCCGACATCTGAATAACATAAAACATACTACAAAGAATTTCAGAACAGCATTCGGAAACAGCAGCCAGTCAAAAAGCAGAAAATAAGGGGAAAAAATGACTGTGTGCAGTGGCTGCTCTACCTGGCCCGCTAACTCCATTGCGACAGGCTGTTCAGTTTCAAGGACCTTCATTGGATCACATACGGCATAAAGAACCTCAAACAAAGAGACAATCTTGCGGACTTTCAAAGGCCCATAGCTTGCTCTTTCGATAAGCAAAGGAAATTGGCGAACAGATCTCCTAGTATATTTATGAATTACTCTGCTCAGTGCTGCGTTAAACCATCTCGTGGATATTACAAATTGGCTCtaagtttgatcttatggtATACTGGTCTAAAAATTTGACTCCAACGGAAGTTACTTCTAATTATGCATCCAAGGATTATACTCCCTTTGGTCGAAAAAAATCTATATAGCTAGGTTCTACAGCCACGTTCTCATTTCATtaaacttctttttttattctatgCTACCACCAAAGAAAGCCCTAGAGTACTTTTCAGTTTTTGATCTCCATAAAGTTTTAAACTATTCCTTCTGCAGAAACGAGGTAGCCAAGGAATATAAACTAATTAGATTTGTCACATATGAAGAATGAGAGTTTAAAATTGGCTCGAACATGCctttaaattttggattatCCACGTCACCATATTCCTTAATCGGTGCATCCTACAAAGCAAGAAAACAAATTGCAATTAATTAACCTAAGATAGGTTTTAAATTAGTACAAATTTCTCAAAGAGCATTTCTCACATAATCATAAGAAGTAAGGTCAGGCTTGTAATCAGATTCATTTTGGCCAGTATTTGCACCActgaaaaatccaaaattggtCCCCCCATGAGCCATCTGGAGATATAACCCCTTTATGCAATGGATTGTATAAAATCACAAACACAATGCAGTAAGCATGGATCAGAACAGACATATAGTACAGCAGAACCATTCAGAGACAAAATTCTTTGAAGAGCTTTGGCTGTAAAGTTGGCATCAGTTGTTGCAATATTTTCCCCCCAGTGAGTAAGCCATCCGGTATAAAATTCTCTGCAAAGAAAGCGCTTTTAATGATGATTAAGAATCACATCACAGGAAAGGGTCATGATCTACTGACGCTGATAGCGGAGGTGATTTCCCAGGCAAGTTATACTTCTTCTGTAACTTAAAGATGGGCCATGGATCGTCACCCGTTGTAAAATCCACAGCTGCATGCAAAGTGGTAAATTGTCATATGATAAATGAAAGTGGCGTATAGAATGAGCACTAAGACTTCCTCGTCGAATTTTTTGCTTTTAGCACATGTAATGTATCTCTGCagctttaaaagtttaaatacaTAAAGGTACCATTTTATgctgttaattttattttcaacaatCAGCATGCAGCTACCGAGGTTTTCTCAGTTCAGTTTAAAATAAACTGACACCAGAAAAGAGACAGATCCAACAAAACGATTTGTGTGAAACAAAACGTTAAGAGTACTGAACAAACTACGGCAGTTAttacaaggaaaagaaagacGAAAGAGGCTTAGAACTTGTTACAGATCAAGCAGTTTCCTGATAAAGGAATGCCCGAGTAtcttaaatatagatatattacCAGCAAATCTGCAATCTTCAGATAAGTGCTACTTTACCATATATCATAATTGTACCAAAAGAATTTCTTAAGAAATTCCCTCTAAAATGTCATAGTTCAGTATTTTAGAGACTTAAACACTAAAAATTTGTATCTGACTGCAAAGAATTTTAGCTGTCGCAACTAAACTAAGCTTTCATTCACACTATGTCATTTAAATCCCAAAAACAAACTATATGAGATTTGTCATATGAAATTTGACATGAGACTGAATCACTATAATTACCTGCAAAAATGTCCTTCTCAGGAATAGTTCCCTTTTCTAGTGTATCTTTAGATCCCCCGTCAGTAGTATACCTGCGACATAAATTAAAAGCAGATCTCAGATTAATGAACACTAGCTCCAGATTAGATGAACGCCGCCATTTTGATCATGACAACTCGCAAGAAAACTGGAGAGATTTTAAAGCTTATAAGACACATACCTACATTCATCTAAACATACGATTAATAACAAACTGAATGTACTATGTGGTATTCTATAGGGTGTAAACATAAAGTACATACAAAATAGTGTCGGTCCCAAGGTGCCTTCTCGCTAA
This region includes:
- the LOC109717357 gene encoding uncharacterized protein LOC109717357 isoform X2; its protein translation is MATTSTPPLLLNLKRTRPVRLLSSSSASAAAPSSSGGGARSPRRRLFLGLGVSFLEQVVRMASGSGGGVRSFVASARPRQGVSPVEQVLKNVKWPEKFPFKEEDFSRFDESPDSLFYSEPRFVTHIDDPAIRALTNFYSQVLPPSNSPGVCLLDVCSSWVSHYPAGYKQERIVGMGMNEDELKRNLVLTEYIVQDLNVNPKLPFDDNTFDVITNVVSVDYLTKPIEVFKEMQRVLKPSGLAIMRKHRISMRQATFRMKC
- the LOC109717357 gene encoding uncharacterized protein LOC109717357 isoform X1, yielding MATTSTPPLLLNLKRTRPVRLLSSSSASAAAPSSSGGGARSPRRRLFLGLGVSFLEQVVRMASGSGGGVRSFVASARPRQGVSPVEQVLKNVKWPEKFPFKEEDFSRFDESPDSLFYSEPRFVTHIDDPAIRALTNFYSQVLPPSNSPGVCLLDVCSSWVSHYPAGYKQERIVGMGMNEDELKRNLVLTEYIVQDLNVNPKLPFDDNTFDVITNVVSVDYLTKPIEVFKEMQRVLKPSGLAIMSFSNRCFWTKAISIWTSTGDADHAWIVGSYFHYAGGFEPPVAVDISPNPGRSDPMYVVYSRKQTTV
- the LOC109717356 gene encoding beta-galactosidase 8 isoform X1, giving the protein MLQQPPPSFSIRGATSPRKLWMASRRSFEILLPFLTILTLASSSSSSSSSSPFPFSPRHGSSVSSRRFWIEDDMFWKDDRPFRIIGGDVHYFRIVPEYWRDRLLRAKALGLNTIQTYVPWNLHEPQPQRWNFEGIADLESFLELAQELGFLVMLRAGPYICAEWDLGGFPAWLLAIQPPLNLRSSDSTFLSFVDRWWGTLLPKVAPLLYANGGPVIMVQVENEFGSFGDDRNYLHHLVDLARRHLGTDTILYTTDGGSKDTLEKGTIPEKDIFAAVDFTTGDDPWPIFKLQKKYNLPGKSPPLSAEFYTGWLTHWGENIATTDANFTAKALQRILSLNGSAVLYMAHGGTNFGFFSGANTGQNESDYKPDLTSYDYDAPIKEYGDVDNPKFKALSRVIHKYTRRSVRQFPLLIERASYGPLKVRKIVSLFEVLYAVCDPMKVLETEQPVAMELAGQMSGFLLYVSEYSGKKANSVLSIPKVHDRAQVFVACSLDGIKNPTYVGVIERWSNKKLAIPNLKCSCNTSLFIMVENMGRINYGPYIYDRKGILSAVTVDGSILQRWKHYPITFDGLGNLSRLSVIKLLPGAIANKLSISASLNNHLKKAFSSESMSEEPAFYEAHFTLDPENEIKDTFISFRGWNKGIAFVNNFNIGRFWPLAGPQCTLYVPAPILQHGRNVIVILELHSPNPELTIDLVEDPDFSCGLKRPSKL
- the LOC109717356 gene encoding beta-galactosidase 8 isoform X2 is translated as MLQQPPPSFSIRGATSPRKLWMASRRSFEILLPFLTILTLASSSSSSSSSSPFPFSPRHGSSVSSRRFWIEDDMFWKDDRPFRIIGGDVHYFRIVPEYWRDRLLRAKALGLNTIQTYVPWNLHEPQPQRWNFEGIADLESFLELAQELGFLVMLRAGPYICAEWDLGGFPAWLLAIQPPLNLRSSDSTFLSFVDRWWGTLLPKVAPLLYANGGPVIMVQVENEFGSFGDDRNYLHHLVDLARRHLGTDTILYTTDGGSKDTLEKGTIPEKDIFAAVDFTTGDDPWPIFKLQKKYNLPGKSPPLSAEFYTGWLTHWGENIATTDANFTAKALQRILSLNGSAVLYMAHGGTNFGFFSGANTGQNESDYKPDLTSYDYDAPIKEYGDVDNPKFKALSRVIHKYTRRSVRQFPLLIERASYGPLKVRKIVSLFEVLYAVCDPMKVLETEQPVAMELAGQMSGFLLYVSEYSGKKANSVLSIPKVHDRAQVFVACSLDGIKNPTYVGVIERWSNKKLAIPNLKCSCNTSLFIMVENMGRINYGPYIYDRKGILSAVTVDGSILQRWKHYPITFDGLGNLSRLSVIKLLPGAIANKLSISASLNNHLKKAFSSENEIKDTFISFRGWNKGIAFVNNFNIGRFWPLAGPQCTLYVPAPILQHGRNVIVILELHSPNPELTIDLVEDPDFSCGLKRPSKL